One Halostella limicola genomic window carries:
- a CDS encoding molybdopterin-dependent oxidoreductase, with amino-acid sequence MSENDRDDRGQSQQDQMTERSQEGRQGRRSVSRRAFLKGAGVAAAVGATGHGVAEELFQLDGLEAVEGGDYIGDYPYRDWEDLYREEWDWDSVARSTHGVNCTGSCSWEVYVKNGQVWREEQAADYPQFDDTVPDPNPRGCQKGACYTDYVNADHRVTHPLRRTGERGEGQWQQISWDEALTEIAEKVVDEVQAERYDAISGFTPIPAMSPVSFASGSRLIRLLGGVSHSFYDWYSDLPPGEPLTWGVQTDNAESADWYNADYLMAWGSNVNVTRIPDAKYFLEAAYEGTKRVGVFPDYSQTAIHCDEWLSPDPGSDIALALGMARTIVDEGLHDEAHLKEQTDMPLLVREDTGKFLRASEVNVGGGADDPEKVFVLADRDGGLRAAPGSLGNRAGEYDPDASIELGFDPRLDVDATVDATDGSVQVRTVWNRLLDELSQYGPEFVHEETGVGRETYQRVAREFGRADRAKIIHGKGVNDWYHNDLGNRAIQLLVTLTGNLGRQGTGFDHYVGQEKIWTYEGWSELAFPVQGRSVATALWTYYHAGILGNVDDDTRRRIQQAIERDWMPVYPERREDGFRPDPSVMFIWRGNYFNQSKGGVAIEERLWPKLDLIIDINFRMDSSALYSDIVLPAASHYEKYDLSMTDMHSYVHPFTPAIEPLGESKTDWQIFRELAAKIQEVATDRGVDPVPDRSFDREIDLQSIHDDYVRDQLTGEDDALAEDRAACEFILEHSEETNPAAADGDGGDGGTSGGGGQGDRITFDDVDEQPRRFLAAGDHWTSPIEEGEPYTPWKRFVQEKEPWPTFTGRQQYYIDHDWFLEDGEELPTHKRPLDLQDPDEYPLRYNTPHARWSIHSTWRDNETMLRLQRGEPLVYLHPDDAEERGIEDGDTVRVHNDNDELELQAKIYPSSEPGTARMYFAWERFQFPNRGNFNTLVGMYMKSTQLVQYPEDSGEHLSFRPNYWGPTGVNSDVRVEVELLEERDRSGEEDDSGNVSGDTDGDVEGGESGNETDADGNDTASGNESARIDAGGRGGDD; translated from the coding sequence ATGAGCGAGAACGACAGAGACGACCGGGGGCAGAGCCAGCAGGACCAGATGACCGAGCGGAGTCAGGAAGGCCGACAGGGTCGGCGGAGCGTGAGCCGCCGCGCCTTCCTCAAGGGGGCCGGCGTCGCCGCGGCCGTCGGCGCGACCGGCCACGGCGTCGCCGAGGAGCTGTTCCAGCTCGACGGGCTGGAGGCCGTCGAGGGGGGCGACTACATCGGCGACTACCCGTACCGCGACTGGGAGGACCTCTACCGCGAGGAGTGGGACTGGGACTCCGTCGCGAGGAGCACCCACGGCGTCAACTGCACGGGCAGTTGCTCGTGGGAGGTGTACGTGAAAAACGGCCAGGTCTGGCGCGAGGAGCAGGCCGCCGACTACCCCCAGTTCGACGACACCGTCCCGGACCCGAACCCCCGCGGCTGTCAGAAGGGGGCCTGTTACACCGACTACGTCAACGCCGACCACCGGGTGACCCACCCGCTCCGGCGGACCGGGGAGCGCGGGGAGGGGCAGTGGCAGCAGATCTCCTGGGACGAGGCGCTCACGGAGATAGCGGAGAAGGTCGTCGACGAGGTGCAGGCCGAGCGCTACGATGCCATCAGCGGGTTCACGCCGATCCCGGCGATGAGCCCCGTCTCCTTCGCCAGCGGGTCGCGACTGATCCGCCTGCTCGGCGGCGTCTCCCACTCATTCTACGACTGGTACTCGGACCTCCCGCCGGGCGAGCCGCTGACGTGGGGCGTCCAGACCGACAACGCCGAGAGCGCGGACTGGTACAACGCCGACTACCTGATGGCGTGGGGGTCGAACGTCAACGTCACGCGCATCCCCGACGCGAAGTACTTCCTGGAGGCGGCCTACGAGGGCACCAAGCGCGTCGGCGTCTTCCCCGACTACTCCCAGACCGCCATCCACTGCGACGAGTGGCTCTCCCCGGACCCGGGCTCCGACATCGCCCTAGCGCTGGGGATGGCCCGCACCATCGTCGACGAGGGGCTGCACGACGAGGCCCACCTGAAGGAGCAGACGGACATGCCGCTGCTGGTCCGCGAGGACACCGGGAAGTTCCTCCGCGCGAGCGAGGTGAACGTCGGCGGCGGGGCCGACGACCCGGAGAAGGTGTTCGTCCTCGCGGACCGGGACGGCGGGCTCCGGGCCGCCCCCGGGTCGCTGGGGAACCGCGCCGGCGAGTACGACCCCGACGCGAGCATCGAACTCGGCTTCGACCCGCGGCTCGACGTCGACGCGACGGTCGACGCGACCGACGGGTCGGTGCAGGTGCGGACGGTGTGGAACCGGCTGCTCGACGAGTTATCGCAGTACGGGCCGGAGTTCGTCCACGAGGAGACGGGCGTCGGCAGGGAGACGTACCAGCGAGTCGCCCGCGAGTTCGGCCGCGCTGACCGGGCGAAGATCATCCACGGGAAAGGCGTCAACGACTGGTACCACAACGACCTGGGCAACCGCGCCATCCAGCTGCTCGTCACGCTGACCGGTAACCTCGGCCGGCAGGGCACCGGCTTCGACCACTACGTCGGTCAGGAGAAGATCTGGACGTACGAGGGGTGGTCGGAGCTCGCCTTCCCCGTTCAGGGGCGCTCCGTCGCGACGGCGCTGTGGACCTACTACCACGCCGGCATTCTCGGCAACGTCGACGACGACACACGCCGCCGCATCCAGCAAGCCATCGAGCGCGACTGGATGCCGGTGTACCCCGAGCGGCGGGAGGACGGCTTCCGCCCCGACCCCAGCGTCATGTTCATCTGGCGGGGCAACTACTTCAACCAGTCCAAGGGAGGCGTCGCCATCGAGGAGCGGCTCTGGCCGAAGCTCGACCTGATCATCGACATCAACTTCCGGATGGACTCGTCGGCGCTGTACAGCGACATCGTCCTGCCGGCCGCGAGCCACTACGAGAAGTACGACCTCTCGATGACGGACATGCACAGCTACGTGCACCCGTTCACGCCGGCGATCGAGCCGCTGGGCGAGTCGAAGACCGACTGGCAGATCTTCCGCGAACTCGCCGCGAAGATCCAGGAGGTCGCCACCGACCGCGGCGTCGACCCCGTTCCGGACCGGTCGTTCGACCGCGAGATCGACCTGCAGTCGATCCACGACGACTACGTCCGCGACCAGCTGACCGGCGAGGACGACGCGCTGGCGGAGGACCGCGCCGCCTGCGAGTTCATCCTCGAACACTCAGAGGAGACGAACCCCGCCGCGGCCGACGGCGACGGCGGCGACGGCGGGACCTCCGGCGGCGGCGGTCAGGGCGACCGGATAACCTTCGACGACGTCGACGAGCAGCCCCGCCGGTTCCTCGCGGCGGGCGACCACTGGACCTCCCCGATCGAGGAGGGAGAGCCGTACACGCCCTGGAAGCGCTTCGTCCAGGAGAAGGAGCCGTGGCCGACGTTCACCGGTCGGCAGCAGTACTACATCGACCACGACTGGTTCCTGGAGGACGGCGAGGAGCTGCCGACCCACAAGCGCCCGCTGGACCTGCAGGACCCGGACGAGTACCCGCTGCGGTACAACACGCCGCACGCGCGGTGGTCGATCCACTCGACGTGGCGGGACAACGAGACGATGCTCCGGCTCCAGCGCGGCGAACCGCTGGTCTACCTCCACCCCGACGACGCGGAGGAGCGCGGCATCGAGGACGGCGACACCGTCCGGGTGCACAACGACAACGACGAACTGGAGCTCCAGGCGAAGATCTACCCGTCGAGCGAGCCCGGGACGGCGCGGATGTACTTCGCCTGGGAGCGGTTCCAGTTCCCGAACCGCGGCAACTTCAACACGCTCGTAGGCATGTACATGAAATCCACGCAGCTCGTGCAGTATCCGGAGGACAGCGGCGAACACCTCTCGTTCCGGCCCAACTACTGGGGCCCGACCGGCGTCAACAGCGACGTGCGCGTCGAGGTCGAACTCCTCGAAGAGCGCGACCGGAGCGGCGAGGAGGACGACTCCGGCAACGTCAGCGGCGACACCGACGGTGACGTCGAGGGGGGAGAGTCCGGCAACGAGACGGACGCCGATGGCAACGACACCGCCAGCGGGAACGAGTCCGCCAGGATCGACGCCGGCGGGCGCGGGGGTGACGACTGA